The genome window CCGCCGTATCCGTTACCAGCAAAAACAGGTGTCCCCCCTGCTTCATGTCCGGATATCCACCACTGATAGCCATAGCCTGAATCAGTCTCACCGTTCTCGGGCCAGATATCAGCAACCACTGGTGCCGTGGATTTTTCGACCCACGCTTCCGAGATGACCTGCTTGTCTTTCCATTTCCCTTTGCGCAGAAATAGATAACCAATGCGCGCCAGGTCGTGTGTTTTCAGGTACAATCCGCCTTCGGTATCCACTTCTCCCATCGGCGTGATTTTCCAATAATACTCCTTGATGCCGATAGGCTTAAAGAGCTTTTCGTCGGTCCACTGGTCCACGCGCTGTCCAGTGGACAGGCCCACCAGCTTGCCCAGGAGCACGCTTACGCCACTGTTATAGTCGAACTTGGTGCCGGCCGCTTCACGCATGGGCTGATCGAGCACAAACTGAATCCAGTTGTCGCTTGCTTCTATCAGGACACAGCTGTTTGTTGCGTCGTCGTAGGAGATCATTTCATTCCAGTCGATCCCACTCCGCATCGTCAGCAGATCATCAAGGGTAATGTCGCCGCGCCGGCTGTCTTCAAAATCCTGCGCATAGCCCGAGAACATCGCCATTGGCTTGCTTTCTACGCCATCGAGGTGTCCTTCATCAACGGCAATACCAAGAGCAGCAGAGGTGATACTTTTGGTAACAGACTGCAACGTGTGCAGCTTTGTATCCTGATAGTAAGGATGCCAGGCTGGATGGTCGTAATTGTACTGATGGTTGGTCGTATCGTATTCGGCTGCGATGCTTTCGTAATCCTGTGTATAGTGATGGTCTGCAATCACTTTGCCGTGCCGGATCAGTAAAAAATGATCAATGAGTCCGTATTTGCCGGCAGCGATATCGGTTTGCAGCGCTTCAATAGCTGCGGCGTCAACCCCTTCAGCCTCTGGGGTAGAAACAGGCCAATTTTCGTCTGGCCATGTATATGCAGCTTCAGCAGGCGCAGCCTGATTGGATGTACAGCTCAGTGCTACGCTAGCTACGAGCAGCAATGAGAGGTATCGGATGGATTTCATATCTATGGTACCGTGCGTATGATTTTACGTTGTCGCCTCAAGGTACAAGGTTTGGGCAACAAATCCTGTAAAATTACGATGCGAGTAACCCGCGTTCGGCTAGCGACGTGAAGCCCCTTCCGGCAATGATGAGGTGGTCATGTATGGGGATACCCATAATGCTGCCGGCCTCTACAAGCTGTCGCGTTACACGGATGTCTTCCCGGCTGGGCTCGAGGTTGCCCGATGGGTGGTTATGTAGACAAATGAGCGCTGCTGCATTCTCGAGAATGGCTTTCTGAAAAACAGCCCGCGGCTCAACAATGCTCGCCGCCAGGCCACCTTCGCTGATGG of Bacteroidota bacterium contains these proteins:
- a CDS encoding serine hydrolase, whose translation is MKSIRYLSLLLVASVALSCTSNQAAPAEAAYTWPDENWPVSTPEAEGVDAAAIEALQTDIAAGKYGLIDHFLLIRHGKVIADHHYTQDYESIAAEYDTTNHQYNYDHPAWHPYYQDTKLHTLQSVTKSITSAALGIAVDEGHLDGVESKPMAMFSGYAQDFEDSRRGDITLDDLLTMRSGIDWNEMISYDDATNSCVLIEASDNWIQFVLDQPMREAAGTKFDYNSGVSVLLGKLVGLSTGQRVDQWTDEKLFKPIGIKEYYWKITPMGEVDTEGGLYLKTHDLARIGYLFLRKGKWKDKQVISEAWVEKSTAPVVADIWPENGETDSGYGYQWWISGHEAGGTPVFAGNGYGGQFVIVSPEHDIVLVFNGWNIHNRPEMFTARAFDERILPAVKQD